The Paenibacillus sp. FSL H7-0357 nucleotide sequence GTGTCTACATTCCGGGCGATGTATTGCGCTTTGAGCTCTCGGAACGAACGAGTCAAAGCTTGGAACGCATTTCGAGTCACTACAGCATTCAAAAGATGTCTGTGCTGTTGACCGCTTTTGCATATTTAATGTCGGAATACGCACATACAGAAACGGTTACTTTGCCTTGCTTGATAGAAGGCGGCGATGTATACCGGGTTGAGGTTTCGTTCCGGGAAGCCGAAGAGCTGGAGGAAGTTTTTGCAATAGTAGACGGATACCTGAAAACGGAAGGGCGATTTCATTGGGACCAGGTGAAGTATGCTGCTTATGAGCCGCAAGAAGGCCAAATCCTTTGTGCATTTACAGGCGCTGACCCATTGCCGTCAGGCTTTGCAAAGCAGTTTGATCTTGTGCTCAATTGTGGAGAGGCTGGCATTGTCCAGTCCATGACATGTGAGTACAACCAGGGCCGGATTTTACAAACGTCTATAGAGAGGCTGCTTCGCCAGTTCGTAAGCTTATTGGCTAAAATGCTGGAACAATGTGAAAAAAAGGTCGGTTTGTAAGAGACGTGAAGTGAACAGGAGAAGAGAGGAGAAGGCAAGCGAAGGTCCTTCTCTTCTGTTCTACCGATTATACATCAGAGCAGGTTTCGAATTGGAGGGTACGATGTGAAAAAAAGACTAGTCGACTTCGATACTTCTGAAGTGCTATCAACGAACGAGAATATCAAGTTTGAACAAATCTCAAGTAAGGATATTGCAGTGATTGGTGTATCTTGTCAGATTGGGAGCGCAAAAAATACAAATGAATTTTGGAATTGTATGGTTGAAGGGAAGAGTCTAATAGAAGAAATTCCGCAAACACGCAAAAAAGATATTACAGATGTGCTAAAGCAAAGCGGCATCGCCCCTAAGGAATTTAAGAAAGCTACTTATCTTGGTAACATCGACATGTTCGATTATAAGTTTTTTTCTCTGCCGGCTATTGAGGCCCAGTTAATGGATCCGCACCAACGGCTCTTTCTGGAGACTGTCTATGCCACTATGGAGGATGCGGGATACGGGGGGAGGGAGCTCGTTGGCAGCGAAACCGGAGTATTTGTCGGATTATCAAGCGACGGGCTCAATGAATACAAAGCACTCGCGCAAAGGTCCGCTCCGGAGCTTGTGGGTCTGACAACTTCAGGTAATCTAAAATCGATTATTGCCGGGAGGATTTCCTATATATTTGATTTTAAAGGCCCCAGCAGTTTGGTGGATACTGCATGCTCTTCATCTTTGTCTGCACTTCATCTGGCATGCCGCTCTATCCGCGCAGGCGAATGCAATACTGCGATAGCGGGAAGCGTCAGAATCAATATGTTACCGGCCAGTCAGGCGAATGACTACAAAATGGGAACTGAATCATCAGACGGGTACACGCGAACATTCGATGCAGAATCGGATGGAACAAATACTGCAGAGGGAGTCGCGGCTGTTCTGTTGAAACCACTGCATCAAGCGATGCTGGATCATGATCATATCTATGCGGTCGTTAAGGGCAGCGCATGGAATCAAGATGGAAGCTCGGTAGGACTAACAGCACCGAATCCAGCCGCACAGGAGCGGGTTATTCTAAGAGCATGGCAAGATGCGGGAATCGATCCCGAATCCATTTCATATCTGGAAGCCCATGGTACGGCAACAAAGCTGGGAGATCCTATCGAAATCCAAGGGATACACAATGCATTCCGCAAGCATACCTCAAAGATGCAATTTTGCGCCATCGGTTCTGTCAAAACGAATATCGGTCATTTGGATCATGCAGCGGGAATCGCCGGTTTTATTAAGGCCGTGCTGGCCTTAGAGCATCAACAAATTCCACCGATGCTGCATTTTAAACAACCTAATCCTAATATATCGTTTATTAATTCGCCCGTTTATATTGCAGACCGGTTAATCGAGTGGGAGCGTTCACCAGGTTCAAAAAGAAGATGCGGGGTAAGTTCGTTCGGTTTAAGCGGAACGAATTGCCATGTCGTATTAGAGGAGGCTCCTGAACGAACAGAGGCTTCCCCTGACAATTTGCATCATATTTTCACCTTATCTGCCATGGAACAAACGAACCTGTTAGATATGGTAAACAGATATATACTTTTCCTATCGAGTTCTGCCGGCCAGCATAGAATCGGGGATATTTGCTACACCGTTAATACGGGGAGAGGCCACTACGCTCACCGCTTGGTGCTGAAGGCATGCAGCATAGAAGAACTGCTTCAGCAATTGGAGCGATTTCTAAAAACCCCATTCGTTACGATGGAAGAGCATCATATTTATTACGGCAGCCATAACGTCAGCGCTAACAAAGTCACCTGGCCGAATTATGAAACTGCATCCGGTTCCGCTTCCGAGCACGTCAAAGAACTTCTGTCCAATATTAGCAAAGATTCGTCCGGTGCGGGAAGAACGTTTCATGATTTCGCTCAGGCTTATACACAAGGAACAGAGATGAATTGGAAACTGTTATATCCGACACGTTCTTACAATAAAGTCAGTGTGCCGACCTACAGCTATTCGAAAAGCAGATGCTGGATCAACATTCCGGAGAAGCATACACAGCCTGTTGAGAGACGTGAGACTTTAACATCCGTGCATGAAGAGGAGTATTGTTATTACCAGCCAAAATGGGTGCCCCAAAGTATTAATGACAAACTCCCGGAACCCATTGACGGGATGACGGTTTTCTTTCGAACAACGGCTCCGGTTTGCGGCCAGATCTGTACATTGCTGGAAAGACAAAACCGGGATTATATTGAAGTTTATTATGGACCCCAGTACAGCAAAGTAACGGATTATGAATACGTGATTTCAGGCAATGACTCTGACTACCTCTTATTGCTCGAGCAAGTAGGAAAGGTTGGGCATGTCATCCATGCCTTTGATCTCGAAGAACGGCTGCCGCACCATACCTTGGAGCTGCAGGAACGCCTCGTTCGCAGCGTGTACAGCTTGGCTTCTTTATCAAAAGCATTGTTCAAGAAGCAGCGAAGACAAGAAACAGTGATTTCTGTCCTTACCCGATTTGCAAATGCCGTGACAGGGGACGAGCCACAGATCGATCCGATCGGTGCCGCTATGCTCGGGATGGCGAAGGTTATTCATCAAGAACATCCGTACCTGTACACTCGCAGCTTTGATTTGGACATAACGATTGAACCTCCCGTAATTGGGCAAATGTTATCATCAATCAGAGAAGCGACAGAATTTGCATACCGCAACGGCGTTAGATATATAGAAAGCTTACAGGCAGCGGATCTTGGAACAACCGAAGCCGTTTCCATTCGCCACAATGGTGTCTATGTCATTACAGGAGGACATGGGGGGATTGGCTTAGAAGTGGCCAAACATTGGGCGAGACAACAGCAAATCTCCATTGCCCTTGTAAGCCGGACGCCCTTGCCGAGCCGTGAAGAATGGAGCTCTATTAAAGCGGGGGATGATCCTAAACGAAAACGCATCATTGAAAGCATAGAAGAAATGGAGAGTCTGGGTTCAACCATACATTCTTACAGCGCGGATGTTACCGATTTCGATCAAATGGACGTGCTGATCCAGCAGATTAGAGCCAGCTTCGGAAATATTAGTGGAATTTTTCATGCTGCAGGCATCGCAGGAGACGGGATGCTGTTCAGGAGAAGCCAAGAGCAAATGGACGCGGTCTTATCTCCTAAAGTAATGGGGACATGGAACTTACACTTGCTTACGAAAGACAATGACCTTGACTTTTTTGTGCTGTGCTCGTCGCTCGCTTCGCTTACTGGGGGAGTGGGTCAAGGGGACTACACGGCTGCCAACAGGTTTATGGATTCATTCGCTTCCTACCGATCCCGATTAGGTATGACGGCTTGTTCTATCAATTGGCCGGCCTGGAAGGAAGTCGGTATGGCTGCTAATTACGGCGTCAAAGAAAGCGATAAAGATATTAGCCATATTACACCTCGTTCTGCGCTGGCTGCACTTGATCAAATCCTATATTCGAATCGGCCCAGAGTGATTCTGGGAGAGATGAATGCTGTACACGCAAATCAAGTAGCGATGAATGGTCAGATTCAGGAACAACCGTTCTTCAAGAACGTACAGCTGGTTGGAAGAGAATCCGGTGAATACACCGAACTTGAGAAATTATTGGCAAGCATTTGGGGAGAACTGTTCGAACGTGATGTGATGAGGGTGGATGACAATTTTTACGACTTGGGGGGACACTCCTTATTGCTTATCCGGGTGGAGGTTGAGCTGGAAAAGCATGGTGTGGCGGTAGACCATTTAAATATTGAACAAGACCGGACGCTTGAGAAAATAGCGGAAACTCTGGAAAACTCGAATTCTAAGGTTGAGGACTGAGTGCGTGCTTGAAGTGAAAGCGGGGAAAAAGGGATGGCAAAAATCATTGAACCGATAGAACCTTTTAACGAAATCTATTATCAAAGCTGCTTGTATAATTCGTTGTTTCCGGTTATACGGCATTTTCAGCTTAGTATATTGCCGTTACTGATTAACGATTGGGTTGTGTATGAAACGGCCCTGACAGGGGAAGGCGCTCTTTGCGGAATCTCTTACAGAAGCAATAAGGGTCTTATTGAAGCTCTTGCAGGGCTTGGAATCGCAGTCGAGAAGGAACAGTTTGCCGGAACAGTCATTGACAAAATCAAGAGTGCGGTAGACATGGGGAGACCTGTGATACTATGGGTTGATTGTTACGAATTGCCGATTCGCAAAGACACTTTTCGGAAGAAGCATTTGCCACACACCATCTTAGTTCATGGATATAATGATTGTACCGGCCATTTTCATATTATTGAACATTTGCAGATGGAGAACCTGTCCTATGATAAAAAAACAATTCGGATGGAAGATTTGGAGCGGGCTTATATTGAATTTGATCATGAATTCAATCAAGGACAAATGAAGCTGGATTCCTACTATGAATTTTATAAGCTGAATCAAGCTGCTTCCATGATTTCCGGCGAAGCGGAACAATATCAGGAACTCATTCAGGCAAATATGAATGTAATTACAGAAGGTCTAGACCAGCTGCTGGAAGTGTCGGAGCTGTGGTATGGGAGATTGATGCAGCAAGCGCACATATCTATAGATTATGCTGCACAGCAACTCGATAAGCTGAATTCAATCATATTGGCGAAACAAGCGGAGAGCTACAAGCTGAAGCTTTTGCAGATGGAGCAGGAGCCTTTAAGTGCCATTCTACAGAGTATTACTAATGAGTGGAGCATGATTAGAGCGATCGTGGGCAAATATGTATACTCCAATCAGTTTAAAGTTGAACAATTCGCCGAATTGCCGGATCGAATCAGCAGTATTTACGATGCCGAGTTAAAGTTTTACGAAACCTTTTTAACGAAGCGATGAAGAGTACACAGATGAACGGGATTATACAGATCGATGATGGTGTTAACACATACTAGGTCCATACAAAGGAGCGTCTACTATGCATTCCATGGATACGATTACTCAGGAATTGCTTGAAATCATTAATGCTCATCTCTTGCAAAGAGCTGAAGAAGCAGGAAAATCGGGTGAAACTGGATTGCTGACCAGCTTGGAAGGTGACCTGGAGTTGTCCAATTATATTAATTCCCTTGATTTCATCATGATTCTCGTTAATATTGAAAAAAAGTTTAACGTGGTGCTGCAAGGAGACCTGAATATACTAACAGATCGGAGTTTTATCCAAATTGCTGAATTTATTGCAAAAAACAGGAATGATTAATGGTAGCCCTGAAAAAGCTTGTATTTAGGGAAGGGATCTTCAGTCAGGGGCTAGGTGCAGTATAAAAATGCAGCGTGTATCCGCTTAGGCTACGCGCTGCATTTTTATTTTAGGGGATATGTCACTCACGGCAGATGCTGACCGATGCGGTTCGAAGAGAAGCTCTGTTGGATGCCGTCACCTGCGTACCAAGGGACATCGCTTACCCGCCCGATTTGAATTTGTTGAATGAAGCCCGTGGGATACCTTCTTATTATCTTATTAGTTCTCCTCTAAATCCCGCTCATCACGATTTCGCCAAATCTCTTTTGCCGAAAAAGGTCTTGAGCGCCTGGTACACTTCCTTCTTATCCTTAATGACATAATGCATGAACTGCTCCTGCTTCAGATGCCGGTAGGCGGACATCAGCGTGCTGCTGCGGTTGTACTGGTTCACCTCGCCGTATCCGAACATATTGCTGCGTTTCAGCAGCTCCCCGATCAGCTTGACGCAACGTTCGTTATCCGAGGTGAGA carries:
- a CDS encoding SDR family NAD(P)-dependent oxidoreductase, producing MKKRLVDFDTSEVLSTNENIKFEQISSKDIAVIGVSCQIGSAKNTNEFWNCMVEGKSLIEEIPQTRKKDITDVLKQSGIAPKEFKKATYLGNIDMFDYKFFSLPAIEAQLMDPHQRLFLETVYATMEDAGYGGRELVGSETGVFVGLSSDGLNEYKALAQRSAPELVGLTTSGNLKSIIAGRISYIFDFKGPSSLVDTACSSSLSALHLACRSIRAGECNTAIAGSVRINMLPASQANDYKMGTESSDGYTRTFDAESDGTNTAEGVAAVLLKPLHQAMLDHDHIYAVVKGSAWNQDGSSVGLTAPNPAAQERVILRAWQDAGIDPESISYLEAHGTATKLGDPIEIQGIHNAFRKHTSKMQFCAIGSVKTNIGHLDHAAGIAGFIKAVLALEHQQIPPMLHFKQPNPNISFINSPVYIADRLIEWERSPGSKRRCGVSSFGLSGTNCHVVLEEAPERTEASPDNLHHIFTLSAMEQTNLLDMVNRYILFLSSSAGQHRIGDICYTVNTGRGHYAHRLVLKACSIEELLQQLERFLKTPFVTMEEHHIYYGSHNVSANKVTWPNYETASGSASEHVKELLSNISKDSSGAGRTFHDFAQAYTQGTEMNWKLLYPTRSYNKVSVPTYSYSKSRCWINIPEKHTQPVERRETLTSVHEEEYCYYQPKWVPQSINDKLPEPIDGMTVFFRTTAPVCGQICTLLERQNRDYIEVYYGPQYSKVTDYEYVISGNDSDYLLLLEQVGKVGHVIHAFDLEERLPHHTLELQERLVRSVYSLASLSKALFKKQRRQETVISVLTRFANAVTGDEPQIDPIGAAMLGMAKVIHQEHPYLYTRSFDLDITIEPPVIGQMLSSIREATEFAYRNGVRYIESLQAADLGTTEAVSIRHNGVYVITGGHGGIGLEVAKHWARQQQISIALVSRTPLPSREEWSSIKAGDDPKRKRIIESIEEMESLGSTIHSYSADVTDFDQMDVLIQQIRASFGNISGIFHAAGIAGDGMLFRRSQEQMDAVLSPKVMGTWNLHLLTKDNDLDFFVLCSSLASLTGGVGQGDYTAANRFMDSFASYRSRLGMTACSINWPAWKEVGMAANYGVKESDKDISHITPRSALAALDQILYSNRPRVILGEMNAVHANQVAMNGQIQEQPFFKNVQLVGRESGEYTELEKLLASIWGELFERDVMRVDDNFYDLGGHSLLLIRVEVELEKHGVAVDHLNIEQDRTLEKIAETLENSNSKVED
- a CDS encoding BtrH N-terminal domain-containing protein gives rise to the protein MAKIIEPIEPFNEIYYQSCLYNSLFPVIRHFQLSILPLLINDWVVYETALTGEGALCGISYRSNKGLIEALAGLGIAVEKEQFAGTVIDKIKSAVDMGRPVILWVDCYELPIRKDTFRKKHLPHTILVHGYNDCTGHFHIIEHLQMENLSYDKKTIRMEDLERAYIEFDHEFNQGQMKLDSYYEFYKLNQAASMISGEAEQYQELIQANMNVITEGLDQLLEVSELWYGRLMQQAHISIDYAAQQLDKLNSIILAKQAESYKLKLLQMEQEPLSAILQSITNEWSMIRAIVGKYVYSNQFKVEQFAELPDRISSIYDAELKFYETFLTKR